The proteins below are encoded in one region of Tolumonas auensis DSM 9187:
- a CDS encoding ABC transporter ATP-binding protein, producing the protein MVATKPAVELIAVSKRYPNGQLAVSQINLRIPKGSYCCLLGPSGCGKSTLLRMIAGHESVTEGDVLLDNRNVTNHSPAERGTALMFQNYALFPHMTCLDNVAYPLKVAGINKSARLEQAHELLAKVNMTDYANAYPEQLSGGQQQRIALARALIRKPEVVLLDEPLSALDPFLRIQMRKELKRIQHEMGITFIHVTHSQDEAFALADTIVVMSKGELQQVGSPQAIFNKPANPFVANFIGGHNIIKGTIALDKTFIDNALTGTAAETAFSVRFDRIDIVDEPKNNTIQAAVMDVEFQGNHSLVHCQLADSQPITVLCRDNETSLSTLYPGKPVHLHVNPAALNLFTH; encoded by the coding sequence ATGGTGGCAACTAAACCAGCAGTCGAATTAATCGCAGTGTCAAAACGCTATCCCAATGGCCAATTGGCGGTTAGCCAGATAAACCTGCGTATTCCTAAAGGAAGCTATTGTTGTTTGCTTGGACCCAGCGGTTGCGGAAAAAGCACATTACTTCGCATGATTGCCGGCCATGAGTCCGTCACCGAAGGTGATGTCTTACTTGATAACCGCAATGTGACCAATCACAGCCCTGCCGAACGTGGCACCGCGCTGATGTTTCAGAACTATGCATTGTTCCCGCACATGACCTGTCTGGATAACGTGGCTTATCCGCTCAAAGTGGCCGGCATCAACAAATCAGCACGACTCGAACAGGCGCACGAATTACTCGCCAAGGTCAATATGACCGATTACGCCAATGCTTATCCGGAGCAGCTTTCCGGCGGACAACAGCAACGCATCGCGCTGGCCCGTGCGTTGATCCGCAAGCCTGAAGTCGTTTTGCTTGATGAACCGCTGTCAGCCTTAGACCCCTTCCTGCGCATTCAGATGCGTAAAGAGTTAAAACGGATCCAGCATGAAATGGGCATTACCTTTATCCACGTCACCCATTCGCAGGATGAAGCATTTGCATTGGCCGACACTATCGTGGTGATGAGCAAGGGTGAATTGCAGCAGGTAGGCTCACCACAGGCCATTTTCAATAAACCGGCAAATCCGTTTGTCGCCAATTTCATCGGTGGCCATAACATCATCAAGGGCACCATCGCACTGGATAAAACCTTTATCGATAACGCCCTGACTGGCACCGCAGCGGAAACGGCTTTTTCAGTCCGCTTTGATCGCATTGATATTGTTGATGAGCCTAAAAACAACACCATCCAGGCAGCAGTCATGGATGTTGAGTTTCAGGGCAATCACTCACTGGTTCATTGCCAGTTAGCTGACTCCCAGCCCATTACTGTGCTTTGCCGGGACAATGAAACGTCTTTGTCGACGCTGTATCCCGGTAAGCCGGTACATCTGCATGTAAACCCAGCCGCACTCAATCTGTTCACTCACTGA
- the puuE gene encoding allantoinase PuuE, translating to MSFYPRDMVGYGQNPPHAKWPGNARIALQFVINYEEGAENNILHGDAASESFLSEMVAAQPLPGVRHMSMESLYEYGSRAGFWRLHRIFTERKLPLTVYAVGMAMERNPDAVDAMLKAGWEIASHGYRWINYQYHSVEDEWADMQKAIEVHTKLTGSRPLGWYTGRTSPQTHSLVVRDGGFLYDADSYADDLPYWCDITGTPQLIVPYTLDTNDMRFASPQGFNSGYQFFTYLKDAFDVLYQEGATQPKMLSVGLHCRLAGRPARAASLMRFIDYVTSLPDVWVCTREQIARHWLEHHPYQLPDTSV from the coding sequence ATGTCGTTTTATCCACGGGATATGGTGGGTTACGGTCAAAATCCACCGCATGCAAAATGGCCGGGTAATGCCCGGATCGCGTTGCAGTTTGTCATCAATTACGAAGAGGGTGCCGAGAACAATATTCTGCATGGCGATGCGGCCTCCGAGTCGTTTCTCTCTGAGATGGTGGCGGCACAGCCATTACCCGGTGTACGCCATATGAGCATGGAATCGCTCTATGAATATGGCAGCCGGGCCGGCTTCTGGCGCTTACACCGAATTTTTACCGAGCGTAAATTGCCTTTAACCGTCTATGCCGTCGGCATGGCGATGGAGCGAAATCCCGACGCCGTTGACGCCATGCTCAAGGCTGGCTGGGAAATTGCTAGTCATGGTTATCGCTGGATCAATTACCAATACCATTCGGTTGAAGATGAGTGGGCAGACATGCAAAAAGCCATTGAAGTACATACGAAATTGACGGGTTCCCGGCCATTAGGCTGGTATACCGGCCGGACCAGTCCGCAGACACATTCACTCGTGGTGCGTGATGGCGGCTTTTTATATGACGCCGATTCGTATGCCGATGATTTGCCATATTGGTGCGATATCACCGGCACACCGCAATTAATCGTGCCGTATACCCTGGATACGAACGATATGCGCTTTGCCTCACCGCAAGGCTTTAACAGCGGCTACCAGTTTTTTACCTACCTGAAAGATGCGTTTGATGTGCTTTATCAGGAAGGTGCAACACAGCCGAAGATGCTCTCGGTCGGATTGCATTGCCGGTTAGCCGGTCGCCCGGCCCGCGCCGCTTCGCTGATGCGGTTTATCGACTATGTCACGTCGTTACCTGATGTCTGGGTGTGTACACGTGAACAGATAGCCCGGCACTGGCTGGAACATCACCCTTATCAATTACCTGATACATCCGTATAG
- the tatB gene encoding Sec-independent protein translocase protein TatB → MFEIGFSEMVLVCVIALLVLGPEKLPGAVRQVARFIKKIRAMADAASKELQRELPIDELRRDLNSELSAISTKSGSDKNE, encoded by the coding sequence ATGTTTGAGATCGGCTTCAGTGAAATGGTGCTGGTCTGTGTCATTGCGCTGCTTGTTTTAGGTCCGGAGAAACTGCCTGGCGCGGTGCGTCAGGTAGCCCGATTTATAAAAAAGATACGCGCCATGGCTGATGCCGCCAGCAAGGAATTACAACGGGAATTGCCGATTGATGAATTGCGTCGTGATCTCAATTCAGAACTCAGTGCGATTTCGACTAAATCAGGGAGCGATAAAAATGAATGA
- a CDS encoding ABC transporter permease — protein MKTSFFSGRRIEFITLTALFGLFVLFLYGPTITIGLLSFQGPNGGLTFPMNGWSLTWFRSLLEAQAVGDFAGAFKRSLGLALLVTVISTVISILAGFAFRRLFKGSNFLFALVLISMITPSILVSLGVGLMFDRLGLSPEWYSSALGAQLTWCLPFGVLVMFVVFNRFNRNLEAASFDMGASAWQTVRWVVLPSIFPSVIGIAMTSFTLSYDEFARTLMTSGSHNTLPLEIYGMTTNATTPALYALGTVTTLFSFILISFTMCLLVVIAKRRARREHA, from the coding sequence ATGAAAACATCATTTTTTTCAGGCCGCCGCATCGAATTCATTACCTTAACAGCGCTGTTTGGTCTGTTCGTTCTCTTCCTGTACGGCCCCACGATTACTATCGGACTGCTGTCGTTTCAGGGGCCGAACGGCGGGTTAACCTTCCCGATGAATGGCTGGTCGCTAACCTGGTTCCGCAGTCTGCTGGAAGCGCAGGCGGTGGGTGATTTTGCCGGTGCCTTCAAGCGTTCGCTCGGTCTGGCGCTGCTGGTTACAGTGATTTCCACCGTGATCTCGATACTGGCCGGATTTGCATTCCGCCGTCTGTTCAAAGGTTCCAACTTCCTGTTTGCACTGGTTCTGATCAGCATGATCACCCCCTCCATTCTGGTGAGCCTCGGTGTCGGCCTGATGTTTGATCGTCTGGGATTGTCCCCAGAATGGTACAGCTCGGCCCTTGGTGCGCAACTGACCTGGTGTCTGCCGTTTGGTGTGCTGGTGATGTTTGTCGTCTTCAACCGCTTTAACCGGAATCTGGAAGCCGCTTCTTTCGATATGGGTGCCAGTGCCTGGCAAACCGTGCGCTGGGTGGTGCTGCCGTCTATTTTCCCGAGCGTTATCGGCATTGCAATGACCAGTTTTACGCTTTCATATGATGAGTTTGCCCGCACGCTGATGACCTCCGGCAGCCATAACACCTTGCCGCTGGAAATTTACGGCATGACCACCAATGCCACCACGCCTGCGCTGTATGCGCTGGGTACGGTCACCACTCTTTTCTCATTCATTCTTATCAGCTTCACGATGTGCTTGTTAGTCGTGATCGCCAAACGTCGGGCCCGGAGGGAACATGCCTAA
- a CDS encoding ABC transporter permease: MSTPPGQTINPSYWQASPLFLIMLAFLVFPVGVIVTVSFWDYDSYELIPDFIWDNYQYLLTSKVTWQAYAKTLFYAVTTWATCLVTGFLIAYYLAFHIRNKAIQNLLFLLCTVPFFTSNIIRMISWIPLLGRNGLINQGLLGIGIIDTPIEGLLYSDFSVILAFVHLNVLFMIIPIFNSMSRIDRRLLEASYDNGASSLTTLFQVVVPLSKTGIVIGSVFVLTLVMGDFITVKMMSGGLSASVGVLIHNEIGLLQYPAAAANAVVLLITVLMMLALLFRMVDIKKEL, translated from the coding sequence ATGAGTACTCCACCCGGACAGACTATAAATCCCAGTTATTGGCAGGCAAGCCCGCTTTTTCTCATCATGCTGGCTTTTCTGGTGTTTCCGGTCGGTGTGATAGTGACAGTGAGTTTCTGGGATTATGACTCTTATGAGCTTATTCCCGATTTTATCTGGGATAACTATCAGTACTTGCTGACATCAAAAGTCACCTGGCAAGCCTATGCCAAAACCCTGTTTTATGCCGTAACGACCTGGGCGACTTGTCTGGTGACTGGCTTTCTTATCGCTTATTACCTGGCGTTTCATATCAGAAACAAGGCGATCCAGAATCTGCTGTTCCTGTTATGCACCGTACCGTTTTTTACGTCCAATATTATCCGGATGATTTCCTGGATCCCGTTATTAGGTCGCAATGGTCTGATCAATCAGGGGCTGCTCGGCATCGGGATCATCGATACACCGATCGAAGGTCTGCTCTACAGCGATTTCTCCGTGATCCTCGCTTTCGTCCATCTCAATGTATTGTTCATGATCATCCCGATCTTTAACTCCATGAGCCGGATTGATCGCCGTTTGCTGGAAGCCAGTTATGACAACGGCGCCTCCAGTCTGACCACCCTGTTTCAGGTTGTCGTGCCATTAAGTAAAACCGGCATCGTCATCGGTTCCGTCTTTGTACTCACACTGGTGATGGGCGATTTCATCACCGTAAAAATGATGAGTGGCGGTTTAAGTGCCTCCGTTGGTGTGCTGATCCATAACGAAATTGGCCTGCTGCAATATCCCGCCGCCGCCGCGAATGCCGTCGTATTACTGATCACCGTATTGATGATGCTGGCACTGTTGTTCCGTATGGTTGATATCAAGAAGGAGCTGTGA
- a CDS encoding ABC transporter substrate-binding protein has protein sequence MTVDKKPGLTRRQFLKNTAVLSVAAVASAPFSGFPMIWKQNIKNVTLRQFGTGVSNLNDIARKCKEDLGINLEMTALDSDAVTQRAVTQPKSYDLADIEYWICKKVFPSGALQPIDVRKLRFFDKISPLFTTGNLPGSQMSAQGTTPFSVGFVDGPGAKKFAGKQTDFMTLVPTIYNADTLGIRPDLAGRPITSWADIMDPAFKGKTSILNIPSIGIMDAAMICEAMGIVKYGDKGNMTREEIDKTIDFLMQAKKDGQFRAFWKTFDESVNLMSSGEVVIQSMWSPAVAAVRSKGIPCVYQPLKEGYRAWGGGLGIASHLSGLELEAAYEYIDWYLSGWVGAYLMRQGYYTAAPETSRQHMSTEEWDFWMEGKAAKTDILSTQGKVMEKAGAIRDGGSYQDRMGKVACWNSVMEENKYMVRKWNEFIAS, from the coding sequence ATGACTGTAGATAAAAAACCTGGTCTGACACGCCGTCAGTTTTTGAAAAATACTGCTGTTTTATCTGTCGCAGCAGTGGCATCAGCACCATTTAGTGGTTTTCCGATGATCTGGAAACAGAACATTAAAAACGTCACCTTGCGTCAGTTCGGTACAGGGGTATCTAACCTCAATGATATCGCCCGGAAGTGCAAAGAAGATCTGGGTATCAATCTGGAAATGACAGCGCTGGACAGTGATGCGGTGACGCAGCGCGCGGTGACACAGCCTAAATCTTACGATCTGGCAGATATCGAATACTGGATCTGTAAAAAGGTTTTCCCAAGCGGTGCCTTGCAACCAATTGATGTTCGTAAACTTCGTTTCTTTGACAAGATTTCCCCGCTGTTCACCACCGGTAATCTGCCGGGAAGTCAGATGTCGGCACAAGGCACCACCCCGTTCTCAGTCGGCTTTGTGGATGGTCCCGGTGCTAAAAAGTTTGCCGGTAAACAGACTGATTTTATGACGCTGGTTCCGACCATTTATAACGCCGATACCCTGGGCATTCGTCCTGATCTGGCTGGTCGACCGATCACCAGTTGGGCAGACATTATGGACCCGGCGTTTAAAGGCAAAACTTCCATTCTGAATATTCCGTCGATCGGCATTATGGATGCCGCGATGATTTGTGAAGCCATGGGCATCGTGAAATATGGCGACAAGGGCAACATGACCCGCGAGGAAATCGACAAAACCATCGATTTTCTGATGCAGGCGAAGAAAGACGGTCAGTTCCGCGCTTTCTGGAAAACCTTTGATGAATCCGTGAACCTGATGTCTTCCGGTGAAGTGGTGATCCAGTCTATGTGGTCACCGGCTGTTGCCGCTGTTCGTTCCAAAGGCATTCCTTGTGTCTATCAGCCACTGAAAGAAGGTTACCGCGCCTGGGGCGGTGGCTTAGGTATCGCCAGCCACTTGTCCGGTCTGGAACTAGAAGCTGCCTATGAATATATCGACTGGTATCTCTCCGGCTGGGTCGGTGCCTACCTGATGCGTCAGGGTTATTACACCGCCGCACCGGAAACGTCCCGCCAGCATATGAGCACAGAGGAATGGGATTTCTGGATGGAAGGTAAAGCCGCCAAGACTGACATTCTGAGCACGCAAGGCAAAGTGATGGAGAAAGCCGGTGCAATTCGTGATGGCGGTTCCTATCAGGATCGTATGGGTAAAGTGGCCTGCTGGAACTCGGTGATGGAAGAAAACAAATACATGGTTCGCAAGTGGAACGAGTTTATCGCTTCCTGA
- a CDS encoding GntR family transcriptional regulator: MQEDEQSDVDKVCDAIYQAILERRLEPNTRLVETKLASALGTSRPVVRQALLLMAQRKLVEIKPNKGAEVAEPTEKQAREVFQSRKLIEKEVVALACQNIKETDLLKLRNHLKLESEARLTHDRHALIRATGEFHIMLAEIAGNQLYLDFLRQLIALSSLTLEKYQSEQVHHCDESHHSQLVDLIANKQQSEAQTLMLEHLNDIEAELVFERPVKETDLEAVFQAIRKPL; the protein is encoded by the coding sequence ATGCAAGAAGATGAGCAGTCCGATGTCGATAAGGTCTGTGACGCGATCTATCAGGCTATTCTTGAACGACGCTTAGAGCCCAATACTCGTCTTGTTGAAACCAAACTGGCTTCAGCGTTAGGCACCAGCCGTCCTGTGGTCAGACAAGCATTACTGTTAATGGCGCAGCGCAAGCTGGTGGAAATCAAGCCAAATAAAGGCGCCGAAGTCGCTGAACCGACCGAAAAACAAGCCAGAGAAGTGTTTCAGTCCCGTAAGCTGATTGAAAAAGAAGTGGTTGCACTTGCTTGTCAGAATATAAAGGAAACGGATTTACTGAAACTGCGGAACCATCTGAAGTTAGAAAGTGAAGCGCGTCTTACCCATGACAGACATGCGTTAATCCGAGCGACCGGTGAATTTCATATTATGCTGGCGGAAATAGCGGGTAATCAGCTTTACCTCGATTTCCTGAGACAACTGATTGCACTGAGTTCGCTGACGCTGGAAAAATACCAGTCAGAACAAGTGCATCATTGTGATGAAAGCCATCATTCTCAGTTAGTCGATTTGATTGCCAACAAGCAACAATCGGAAGCCCAGACGCTGATGCTGGAACATCTGAATGATATTGAAGCCGAGCTGGTTTTTGAGCGTCCGGTTAAGGAAACCGATTTAGAAGCGGTGTTTCAGGCGATCCGCAAACCGTTATAA
- the tatC gene encoding twin-arginine translocase subunit TatC has protein sequence MNETHYTLIEHLTEIRRRLIHAMIVLGLAFGVLFYFANYLYQFLADPLLSVLPAGNQMIATQVATPFTTPLKLTLFVSFLVTLPYLLYQIWAFIAPALFRHEKQRILPLIILSCALFYIGMAFAYFLVFPVMFKFFTETAPVGVQVSTDISFYLDFVLGMLFSFGASFQVPVAVWVLCWIGVTTPESLAQKRSYMVVTAFTVGMILTPPDILSQTLLSIPLYLLFELGLIMGRIYSKPVNTALVEASNDV, from the coding sequence ATGAATGAAACACACTATACGCTCATTGAACACCTGACCGAGATCCGTCGTCGTCTGATACACGCCATGATCGTTTTGGGTCTGGCGTTTGGTGTGCTGTTTTATTTCGCCAATTACCTTTATCAGTTTCTGGCCGACCCGCTACTCAGTGTCTTGCCGGCCGGCAATCAGATGATCGCAACACAAGTTGCCACCCCGTTCACAACACCACTGAAATTGACGCTATTCGTCTCATTTTTAGTCACACTACCCTATCTGCTTTACCAGATCTGGGCCTTCATTGCGCCGGCACTGTTTCGCCATGAAAAACAACGCATACTCCCGCTGATCATTTTAAGTTGTGCGCTGTTTTATATCGGCATGGCATTCGCCTACTTTCTGGTTTTCCCGGTCATGTTCAAGTTTTTTACTGAAACGGCCCCCGTGGGAGTTCAGGTTTCTACCGATATCAGTTTCTATCTTGATTTCGTTCTGGGCATGCTCTTTTCTTTTGGCGCCTCTTTTCAGGTACCCGTGGCGGTATGGGTGTTGTGCTGGATTGGTGTCACGACCCCGGAATCACTGGCTCAGAAACGATCTTATATGGTAGTCACGGCATTCACTGTCGGTATGATCCTCACGCCGCCGGATATTCTCTCGCAGACGTTACTTAGCATTCCGCTCTATTTACTGTTTGAGTTAGGGTTAATCATGGGGCGAATTTATTCCAAACCAGTAAACACCGCGCTGGTTGAAGCCAGCAACGATGTTTAA
- a CDS encoding aspartate/glutamate racemase family protein, giving the protein MPKIAIINPNTTVSMTNGLRVTVERIAPPGFELLVTQPNTGVASIEGFSDGIKASHALLELTEQIQADGWLVACADDTGVDALREVCSGPVMGIGQAAMQAATLLSARYSILTPMQRSVAILENNARRYGLDASLQGVHALNLPVLAIEKNFDLIKQRARQILEKDNSECLVLGCAGFTRFRKPLEDALGIPVIDGVQVGVHWLAGLINLGLKTSKHCTYNYPEQKTEVL; this is encoded by the coding sequence ATGCCTAAGATTGCAATCATTAATCCGAATACCACGGTTTCGATGACCAACGGTTTACGGGTAACGGTGGAACGCATAGCACCACCCGGTTTCGAATTGCTGGTGACTCAGCCCAATACCGGTGTTGCCAGTATTGAGGGTTTTTCCGATGGCATTAAAGCCTCTCATGCCCTGCTTGAATTAACGGAACAGATCCAGGCCGATGGCTGGCTGGTGGCCTGTGCCGATGATACCGGCGTCGATGCGTTAAGAGAGGTTTGCTCTGGACCGGTAATGGGCATTGGTCAGGCCGCCATGCAGGCCGCCACGCTGTTAAGTGCCCGATACAGCATTCTGACTCCGATGCAGCGCTCCGTTGCCATTCTGGAAAACAATGCGCGTCGTTATGGGCTGGACGCTTCCTTACAAGGTGTCCATGCGCTGAATCTGCCGGTACTGGCCATCGAAAAGAACTTTGACCTGATCAAACAAAGAGCACGGCAGATTCTGGAAAAAGACAACAGCGAATGTCTGGTTCTGGGTTGTGCCGGTTTCACCCGTTTCCGCAAACCGCTGGAAGATGCCTTGGGTATTCCGGTGATTGATGGTGTTCAGGTCGGTGTGCACTGGCTGGCAGGCTTGATCAATCTGGGTTTAAAAACCAGCAAACACTGTACTTATAACTACCCGGAACAGAAAACGGAGGTGCTCTGA
- the tatA gene encoding twin-arginine translocase TatA/TatE family subunit, protein MNIGITELLLIAVIVFLLFGTRKLRGIGGDVGTAIRDFKSAMRDDKSPAVAGSKPVAASIENDKE, encoded by the coding sequence ATGAACATTGGAATTACTGAACTGTTATTAATCGCTGTTATTGTCTTTTTATTATTCGGCACCCGTAAATTACGCGGCATCGGTGGTGATGTAGGCACGGCTATCCGTGATTTTAAATCGGCAATGCGGGACGACAAATCACCGGCAGTCGCAGGAAGCAAACCTGTTGCTGCCTCGATTGAAAACGACAAGGAGTAG